Part of the uncultured Fusobacterium sp. genome is shown below.
TCTAATAGATTTATTTACCTTGTATCTTTCCTTAATTTCTTGATTGATTTTTTCCTTATAACTTTTACATTCAATTAGTTGATAATTTAAGTGTGATAAATCTTTGTTTATATCCTCATTTGAATGGTTTTCAGTTTTCCTCTCATTATGGCAGAACATACCACCAATATTTGATGAACTTCTTTTCTCAATTCTCATTATAGCATAACTCATATATTCCACCTCTTCCACAATATAAAAAAAGTTTGGTTTAAATTTGTAACAATATGGTATAATATAATTATACTATATTGTACAAAAAACAACAACCGACTTTTTTTGTAAAGTGGAACACACTCCACTTTACTTTTAGTAAAGAGTGTGTAAGGGGATAACTCCCCTTAACCCCTTTTCAATAGCATTATCTATGCCAACGATAAAGCTATTGAAATATAGTGGAATTTAAATTATAATAAAATATACAATTTTAGGTAAAAGGAAGTGGTATCAAATGGCTAAAAAAATTACTGACATTGATGAGCTAATAAAAGCAAGAAAAGATGAGTTAAAAAAGCTTCAAGAAAAAAAGTTCAATCAGAAGTTCAAACCAATCATTGATATTTTCAAAAAATATCAAAATAAAATAACTGATGAAGATATACAAAAAATGGTAGAAAATATTGATAATAAATATAGTCAAAAAAAATAAAAAATAGGAGTTATCCTATTTTTTATTTTATAACATTTATATTTTTGAAATATTCTCTTACAATTTCTTCACGTTTAGGTAAAAATTTACTATCAGAAATATCTAAATTAATAGCAAATGAATATATATTATCAGAAGTTTTTATCCAACCTACAAACCAACCAATAGGAACAACTATATTATCAGTAGCCCACCCAGTTTTTCCATGTAAAATAAAATCATCTTTTTTCTCTAAAATCGTAATATCTTTTACTTGTTCTTGATTTTCTAATTTAAAAGGAAGTTTTGATTGTGATAATAGATTTAATAATTTAACTTGTTCCATTGCACTTATTTTTAATGGACCTTCTAACCAAAACTTATCAATCTCACTACCTATTTCCTTATTTCCATAATTTAATTTATTTAATCCTTCTTGCATTCTTTCTTTTCCCAATTCTCTTGCAAGCTTTTTATAAGCTGGAACTTGAGATACCTTTATTGCATATCTTAAATTCGAATCTTTTGCCCATGAATCAAGAAAAACTTTAGAACCATCATAATAATAAAACATTTCATCAACATTTTTTACTATCCCATTTTCTAATCCTATCAAAGTATTAAAAATTTTAAATGATGAAGCAGGATAAAATCTCTCATTAGCTCTATCCAAATTATAATAATCAATTTTATCATTTTTTAAATCATAAACAACAAAAGTTCCGTTTAAACCTTTTCTTTCAAAAATCTCTTTCATAAATTGATTTTCATTACCAAAAGAAATAATCGAGAACATAAATAATAACATCACTAAAATAAACTTTTTCACTAAAAAAACCTCCTAATAATAAATAAAACATCAATAAAAATAACAAAATCCAAACAAAAAAATCCTATTAAAAATATAAAATATTATTTTAATTTTAAAATATCCATTTTTCTTAAAATATTTCTCTCATCTTGCATTGACTTTTCCAGTTTCTTATATTCTCCCTCGGACAATTCCATAAACTTCTGATATTGTCCTCCATTATCTTGACACCATTTGTAAACTTCAACAAAATATTCCATTCCAGTAGTGTCTATTTCATCATCTCCGAGATTAATTAAATTAGATTTTTCCTCATCTTGTAGTTTTAATTCAGCCCTAATATTTTTCAGTATTCCACCATATGCAAATAGCCGTCTATATGATAAAGCTTGAAGCATACTTCTTATAACTTTTTTTTGTAATTTTTCATCATCAATAGATAACAACTCCATAGCTTTTGTTATATACTTACTTGCTTCTTCAACTGCCTTTTTCAATCCCTCACCATCAGTAAAATTTATAATCTTGTTTCCATTCTCATCAAGATAATAAACTTTTCTCAAGTCAGTTGTAGGAAGATAATCAACTCCAAGACACTCTTTCCACATCTGCAAAGCAACTTCTTGTGTAAGATATTTATCAGGGTTAGTTTCCTTGAAAAAATAACTTTTTTCTACTGCCAAAAGTATATGAAAATGTGGATGGAAAGTTTTATCTTCTTGATTAAAAGTTATTTCTAAATTTCTAAACCACCCTTTTATAGTTCCACCACGTCGCTCTTGAAATATATCTCTTTTTCTAAATTTTTCAAAAGCTTTTAACATCAATTCAATAGTGCCTTTTAATTCATTAATTTTACAGTTTTTTAGTGCTAAAGTTAAGTGGATATATTCAAGTTTTTTTTCATCAGCACCAAACTGCAAAACCTTGTATAAATTATTCCCAATAAGAATAGATTTCCTTGTCATACAGAATGGACATAATAATATTTTGCACATAAAAGCCTTGAATAATTTTCTGTATTCTATTTGCTCAAATTTTTTAAATAATAATACCTTGGCACAGTCTATCATTCTAGCTCCTTTTTTCTTATCAAAATCTAAAAAAATATTAGCCATTTTTGTTGAAGATTTTTTCAAAAAATTTAGCTTCTCTTCGAGCAAAATTTCTTCTTGCATTTTTTTGTTATTTTTAGTAGAATTTAATTGTAAATTATAACTCATATGAAAGCCCCTTTCTGCAAGTAATATGAGAATTGAAATAATCCCTTGTAAATGATTGGTTTTTCATAGTAAAGCTCCT
Proteins encoded:
- the blaOXA gene encoding OXA-85 family oxacillin-hydrolyzing class D beta-lactamase: MKKFILVMLLFMFSIISFGNENQFMKEIFERKGLNGTFVVYDLKNDKIDYYNLDRANERFYPASSFKIFNTLIGLENGIVKNVDEMFYYYDGSKVFLDSWAKDSNLRYAIKVSQVPAYKKLARELGKERMQEGLNKLNYGNKEIGSEIDKFWLEGPLKISAMEQVKLLNLLSQSKLPFKLENQEQVKDITILEKKDDFILHGKTGWATDNIVVPIGWFVGWIKTSDNIYSFAINLDISDSKFLPKREEIVREYFKNINVIK
- a CDS encoding protein rep produces the protein MSYNLQLNSTKNNKKMQEEILLEEKLNFLKKSSTKMANIFLDFDKKKGARMIDCAKVLLFKKFEQIEYRKLFKAFMCKILLCPFCMTRKSILIGNNLYKVLQFGADEKKLEYIHLTLALKNCKINELKGTIELMLKAFEKFRKRDIFQERRGGTIKGWFRNLEITFNQEDKTFHPHFHILLAVEKSYFFKETNPDKYLTQEVALQMWKECLGVDYLPTTDLRKVYYLDENGNKIINFTDGEGLKKAVEEASKYITKAMELLSIDDEKLQKKVIRSMLQALSYRRLFAYGGILKNIRAELKLQDEEKSNLINLGDDEIDTTGMEYFVEVYKWCQDNGGQYQKFMELSEGEYKKLEKSMQDERNILRKMDILKLK